A single region of the Mycobacterium avium subsp. avium genome encodes:
- a CDS encoding family 2A encapsulin nanocompartment cargo protein cysteine desulfurase codes for MSTSEYRAVDAESDLPISAAELAALASQLYAASIRPGPDSPPQQAPVAPRGSVPDATAATSAGRTAAGTADVYPGPVPQVGGRDVYLPPPASPAPEAPPQAAPPAPRGSAPDATAATSAGRAAAGTSDVYSSWVPQLGVADIYLGAPTPAGPEAPPQSAPSAPRGQVPDTTAAATAYGADLSAFAVPTGIVSTAPGVQAGTVPPVPVVPRAATAPSWLPEAPSVADLGWSDAPAPDAPAGDEHDYHFLTKTDPVPQFRDEHEVFDVAAIRSDFPILKETVNGKPLIWFDNAATTQKPQVVIDRLSHFYAHENSNIHRAAHELAARATDAYEEARDTVAEFIGAPSSENIVFVRGTTEAINLVAHAWGAKHLQPGDEIVITHLEHHANIVPWQLISQKTGAILKVAPIDDAGNLLLSEFEELLGPRTKLVAASHVSNALGTVVPVDKIVELGHRYGARVLIDGAQSIQHIPIDVAELGADFFVFSGHKIYGPTGIGALYGTEEALTETPPWQGGGHMIADVTLERSLYQGPPTKFEAGTGNIADAVGLTEALRYVQRLGVERIAAYEHALLEYATPRLADIPGVRLIGTAQEKASVLSFVLAGHEPLEVGKALNAEGIAVRAGHHCAQPALRRLGLEATVRPSFAFYNTFEEIDVFLRAVRRIAEGGANVG; via the coding sequence ATGAGTACAAGTGAGTACCGAGCGGTAGACGCCGAAAGCGACCTGCCCATCAGCGCCGCGGAACTCGCCGCGCTGGCCAGCCAGCTGTATGCGGCCAGCATCCGCCCGGGCCCCGACAGCCCGCCGCAGCAGGCGCCGGTGGCACCTCGCGGCAGCGTGCCGGACGCCACGGCGGCGACCTCGGCCGGGCGGACCGCCGCCGGCACAGCCGACGTGTACCCGGGACCGGTTCCGCAGGTCGGTGGGCGCGACGTCTACCTGCCGCCCCCGGCGTCTCCCGCCCCCGAAGCACCCCCGCAGGCGGCGCCGCCCGCCCCGCGCGGCAGCGCGCCGGACGCCACGGCGGCCACGTCGGCCGGGCGGGCGGCCGCCGGCACCAGCGACGTGTATTCGTCATGGGTGCCGCAGCTGGGGGTCGCCGACATCTATCTCGGGGCTCCGACGCCCGCCGGGCCGGAGGCGCCGCCGCAGAGCGCGCCGTCCGCCCCCCGCGGCCAGGTGCCCGACACGACCGCCGCGGCCACCGCCTACGGCGCCGACCTGAGCGCGTTCGCGGTGCCCACCGGCATCGTGTCCACCGCGCCCGGTGTGCAGGCCGGGACGGTGCCGCCCGTCCCCGTCGTGCCGCGGGCCGCGACGGCGCCGTCGTGGCTGCCCGAGGCGCCCTCGGTCGCCGACCTGGGCTGGTCCGACGCACCCGCACCCGATGCGCCGGCCGGCGACGAGCATGACTACCACTTCCTGACCAAAACCGATCCGGTGCCGCAGTTTCGCGACGAGCACGAGGTTTTCGACGTCGCCGCGATTCGCTCGGACTTCCCGATCCTGAAGGAGACGGTCAACGGAAAACCGTTGATCTGGTTCGACAATGCGGCGACGACGCAGAAGCCGCAGGTGGTCATCGACCGGCTATCGCACTTCTACGCCCACGAGAACTCGAACATTCACCGCGCCGCACACGAATTGGCGGCCCGCGCCACCGACGCCTACGAGGAGGCCCGCGACACCGTCGCCGAGTTCATCGGCGCGCCCAGCTCGGAGAACATCGTGTTCGTGCGGGGCACCACCGAGGCGATCAACCTGGTGGCCCACGCGTGGGGCGCCAAGCATCTGCAGCCCGGCGACGAGATCGTCATCACTCACCTGGAGCACCACGCGAACATCGTTCCCTGGCAGCTGATTTCGCAAAAAACCGGTGCCATCCTCAAGGTGGCGCCGATCGACGACGCGGGCAACCTGCTGCTGAGCGAATTCGAGGAGCTGCTGGGCCCGCGGACCAAGCTGGTCGCGGCCAGCCACGTGTCGAACGCCCTGGGCACCGTGGTGCCGGTGGACAAGATCGTCGAGTTGGGTCACCGCTACGGCGCCCGGGTGCTGATCGACGGCGCCCAGTCCATCCAGCACATCCCGATCGACGTCGCCGAACTCGGCGCCGACTTCTTCGTCTTCTCCGGCCATAAGATCTACGGCCCCACCGGGATTGGTGCGCTCTACGGCACCGAGGAGGCGCTCACCGAGACCCCGCCGTGGCAGGGCGGCGGCCACATGATCGCCGACGTCACCCTGGAACGCTCGCTGTACCAGGGGCCGCCGACGAAGTTCGAGGCCGGCACCGGCAACATCGCCGACGCCGTCGGGCTGACCGAGGCGCTGCGCTACGTGCAACGGTTGGGCGTCGAGCGGATCGCCGCCTACGAGCACGCCTTGCTGGAGTACGCGACACCGCGGTTGGCTGACATCCCCGGGGTCCGCCTGATCGGGACCGCGCAGGAGAAGGCCAGCGTGTTGTCCTTCGTGCTGGCGGGCCACGAACCGCTCGAGGTGGGCAAGGCGCTCAACGCCGAGGGCATCGCGGTGCGGGCAGGCCACCACTGCGCCCAGCCGGCCCTGCGCCGACTGGGACTCGAGGCCACCGTGCGCCCGTCGTTCGCCTTCTACAACACGTTCGAGGAGATCGACGTGTTCCTGCGCGCGGTGCGCCGGATCGCCGAGGGTGGCGCCAACGTCGGCTGA
- a CDS encoding MCE family protein translates to MRRKLSSIAWRVAIFTAVCLLFTFTLIAVFGQLRFEDRTGYQAVFTNISGLKSGNFVRIAGVEVGKVGDLSLHRDGTVTVGFAVDKGVRLSEGTKAVVRYENLIGDRYLALEEGPGSPRRLPPGATIPLARTSPALDLDALIGGFRPLFRALDPDQVNALSGQLLRIFQGQGGTLASVLSQTSMLTSTLAGRSQLIGELITNLNTVLRTFATRDHEFSDGLDKLAQLVDGLAQRRDDISTGLAYINAAAGSITDLLSQSRQPLKDVVQHTDRMSGQVLSDRDYVDNLLKELPDIYQVLARQGLNGDYFGFYFCEVLLKLNGKGGNPIFVKLLGQPSGRCTPK, encoded by the coding sequence ATGAGAAGGAAATTGTCGAGCATCGCCTGGCGGGTGGCGATCTTCACCGCGGTCTGCCTGTTGTTCACCTTCACCCTCATCGCGGTGTTCGGTCAGCTGCGCTTCGAGGACCGCACCGGCTACCAAGCGGTGTTCACCAACATCTCCGGCCTGAAGTCCGGCAACTTCGTGCGCATCGCCGGGGTGGAGGTCGGCAAGGTCGGCGATCTCAGCCTGCACCGGGACGGCACCGTCACCGTCGGCTTCGCGGTCGACAAGGGCGTGCGGCTCAGCGAGGGCACCAAGGCGGTGGTGCGTTACGAAAACCTGATCGGCGACCGCTATCTGGCGCTGGAGGAGGGCCCGGGCTCGCCGCGCCGGCTGCCGCCGGGCGCGACGATTCCGCTGGCGCGCACCTCGCCGGCGCTCGACCTGGACGCCCTGATCGGCGGGTTCCGTCCGCTGTTCCGGGCGCTGGACCCCGATCAGGTCAACGCCCTGTCCGGCCAATTGCTGCGCATCTTCCAGGGACAGGGCGGCACCCTGGCCTCGGTGCTGTCGCAGACCTCGATGCTGACCTCGACCCTGGCCGGGCGCAGCCAGCTCATCGGCGAGCTCATCACCAACCTGAACACCGTGTTGCGCACCTTCGCCACCCGCGACCACGAATTCTCCGACGGCCTGGACAAACTGGCGCAGTTGGTCGATGGGCTGGCCCAGCGCCGCGACGACATCTCCACCGGGCTCGCCTACATCAACGCGGCCGCCGGCTCCATCACCGACCTGCTCTCCCAGTCCCGCCAGCCCCTCAAAGACGTTGTGCAGCACACGGATCGGATGTCCGGGCAGGTGCTCTCCGACCGCGACTACGTCGACAACCTGCTCAAGGAGCTGCCCGACATCTACCAGGTGCTGGCCCGCCAGGGCCTCAACGGCGACTACTTCGGCTTCTACTTCTGCGAAGTGCTGCTGAAGCTCAACGGCAAAGGCGGCAACCCGATCTTCGTCAAATTGCTGGGTCAGCCCAGCGGGCGGTGCACACCGAAATGA
- a CDS encoding MCE family protein — protein MTWKLPKSPAPQRPLMLGVLGTVILACVTVVAFQYNKLPFIKNTDDYAAYFSEAGGIKPGNAVRVSGMGVGRVSDLRLEGTKVRIGFTVRKGVVLGDRTEAAIKTETILGAKMLELTPRGDGRLSGVIPLERTTSPYDLPDALGDLTTTISGLDTTQLSAALTTLADTLKATPENLKPALQGVARFSDTLNSRDAQLRNLLGNANHVSAVLGRRSLQIAGLVANSNALLAALLDERDSLDALMNHLTAVSHQISGLVNDNRTQLKPALDKLNGVLEILDNRKEELQKTLPKFKRYAMSFGECLGSGPFFKAYVANLVPGQFGGPVLDADMYDRFLDPDQKLPSEVVDPPTGTPPVPPENAPVPLWSQPPSPPPSTPPVRTIPPPSPHEFDQP, from the coding sequence ATGACGTGGAAGCTACCCAAATCACCCGCCCCGCAACGGCCCTTGATGCTGGGCGTGCTGGGAACCGTCATCCTGGCCTGCGTCACCGTCGTCGCCTTCCAGTACAACAAGCTGCCGTTCATCAAGAACACCGACGACTACGCGGCCTACTTCTCCGAGGCCGGCGGCATCAAACCCGGCAACGCGGTGCGGGTTTCCGGCATGGGCGTGGGCCGGGTCTCGGACCTGCGCCTGGAGGGCACCAAGGTGCGGATCGGATTCACCGTCCGCAAGGGCGTCGTCCTGGGCGATCGCACCGAGGCGGCGATCAAAACCGAAACGATCCTGGGCGCCAAGATGTTGGAGCTGACCCCGCGCGGGGACGGGCGGCTCTCGGGCGTCATTCCGCTGGAACGCACCACCTCGCCCTACGATCTGCCCGACGCCCTGGGCGATCTGACCACCACCATCAGCGGCCTGGACACCACCCAACTCTCCGCGGCCCTGACCACGCTGGCCGACACCCTCAAAGCCACACCGGAGAACCTCAAGCCCGCGCTGCAGGGCGTCGCCCGGTTCTCCGACACCCTCAACAGCCGCGACGCGCAGCTGCGCAACCTGCTGGGCAACGCCAATCACGTCTCGGCGGTGCTGGGCCGGCGCAGCCTGCAGATCGCCGGGCTGGTGGCCAACTCCAACGCGCTGCTGGCCGCGCTGCTGGACGAACGGGATTCGCTGGACGCGTTGATGAACCACCTCACCGCGGTGTCGCATCAGATCAGCGGGCTGGTCAACGACAACCGAACCCAGCTCAAACCCGCGCTGGACAAGCTCAACGGTGTGCTCGAGATCCTGGACAACCGCAAGGAGGAGCTGCAGAAAACGCTGCCCAAGTTCAAACGGTATGCGATGTCGTTCGGCGAATGCCTGGGCTCGGGGCCGTTTTTCAAGGCCTACGTCGCCAACCTGGTGCCCGGCCAGTTCGGCGGACCGGTGTTGGACGCGGACATGTACGACCGTTTCCTGGACCCCGATCAGAAGCTGCCCTCGGAGGTGGTGGATCCGCCGACGGGGACTCCGCCGGTGCCGCCGGAGAACGCGCCGGTGCCGCTGTGGTCGCAGCCGCCGTCGCCGCCGCCGTCCACGCCACCGGTGCGGACCATCCCGCCGCCCTCGCCCCACGAATTCGATCAGCCATGA
- a CDS encoding MCE family protein yields the protein MSKQSSSGLIRRGGNQRNGIDPIWWAPTLFIVIGGLVALTAASFSGKFQTFVPLTLVSDRAGLVMEDGAKVKLRGVQIGQVASIGTDVKTARLQLKIQPGPFRYLPSNLEAEIKSTTAFGSKFVDLIVPERPSASPLKPGAVLRSRNVTVEVNTVFENLQAVVQALDPAKLNAILSAFAQSVRGKGERIGEAITDANSLLRTVNSRMDTIGEDWRLFGATTAVYSDAAQHILSILDSASTTSNTITDNQRSLDSLLLSAVGFSQTGINVIGANESNIVRAMNLLDPTIALMQKYSPTYTCLFQGAQWYVDHGGRDALGGNGYSVILDAALLFGDDPYRYPKHLPKVNATGGPGGRPSCGSLPDPSANFPVRALVTDTGWGAAPNEIRTNVAAGNPWWANWFPTTKNPPEAPRYFWRGGQPPP from the coding sequence ATGAGCAAACAGAGCAGCAGCGGCCTCATCCGGCGCGGCGGAAACCAGCGCAACGGGATCGACCCCATCTGGTGGGCGCCCACCCTGTTCATCGTCATCGGCGGACTGGTCGCGTTGACCGCGGCCTCCTTCTCCGGGAAGTTCCAGACCTTCGTCCCGCTCACGCTGGTGTCCGACCGGGCGGGACTGGTGATGGAGGACGGCGCCAAGGTCAAGTTGCGCGGTGTGCAGATCGGGCAGGTCGCCTCCATCGGCACCGACGTGAAGACCGCCCGGCTGCAGCTCAAGATCCAGCCGGGCCCGTTCCGATATCTGCCGAGCAACCTGGAAGCCGAGATCAAATCGACCACCGCCTTCGGCTCCAAATTCGTCGACCTGATCGTTCCCGAGCGGCCCAGCGCCAGCCCGCTCAAGCCGGGCGCGGTGCTGCGTTCACGCAACGTCACCGTCGAGGTGAACACCGTCTTCGAGAACCTGCAGGCGGTCGTCCAGGCGCTCGACCCGGCCAAGCTCAACGCCATCCTGTCCGCGTTCGCCCAGTCGGTGCGCGGCAAGGGCGAGCGGATCGGCGAAGCCATCACCGACGCCAATAGCCTTCTGCGCACCGTCAATTCACGCATGGACACCATCGGTGAGGACTGGCGGCTGTTCGGGGCGACCACCGCCGTCTACTCCGACGCGGCGCAACACATCCTGTCGATTCTCGACTCGGCGAGCACCACCAGCAACACCATCACCGACAACCAGCGCTCGCTCGACTCGCTGCTGCTGTCGGCCGTCGGCTTCAGCCAGACCGGCATCAACGTCATCGGAGCCAACGAATCCAACATCGTGCGAGCGATGAACCTGCTCGATCCCACCATCGCGCTGATGCAGAAATACTCCCCGACCTACACCTGCCTGTTCCAGGGCGCCCAGTGGTACGTCGACCACGGCGGCCGAGATGCCCTGGGCGGCAACGGATATTCGGTGATCCTGGACGCCGCTCTGCTGTTCGGCGATGACCCGTACCGCTATCCCAAACACCTGCCCAAGGTCAACGCGACCGGCGGCCCCGGCGGCAGGCCCAGCTGTGGTTCGCTGCCCGACCCCAGCGCCAACTTCCCGGTGCGGGCCCTGGTCACCGACACCGGTTGGGGAGCCGCGCCGAACGAGATCCGCACCAACGTGGCCGCGGGTAACCCGTGGTGGGCCAACTGGTTCCCGACCACCAAGAACCCGCCCGAAGCGCCGCGCTACTTCTGGCGGGGAGGGCAGCCGCCGCCATGA
- a CDS encoding MlaE family ABC transporter permease, whose product MNATAIAKPMTALGQFFLLSAEALAAAVRGPWAWREILEQIWFVARVSIFPTIMLSIPYTVLIVFVLNILLVEIGAGDLSGAGAGLASVTQVGPVVTAMVVSGAGSTAMCADLGARTIREEIDAMKVIGVNPVQALVVPRIIAATFVAVMLYAVVAVTGLTGSYIFVVFVQHVTPGAFVAGMTLVTGLPQVVISLIKATLFGLSAGLIACYKGLSVGGGPTGVGNAVNETVVFSFMALFFINILTTALGVKVTAK is encoded by the coding sequence GTGAACGCGACCGCCATCGCCAAGCCCATGACGGCGCTCGGCCAATTCTTCTTGCTCAGCGCCGAGGCGCTGGCCGCGGCGGTTCGCGGGCCGTGGGCGTGGCGGGAAATTCTCGAACAGATCTGGTTCGTGGCACGGGTTTCCATTTTTCCGACCATCATGTTGTCGATTCCGTACACCGTGCTGATTGTTTTCGTGCTCAACATTCTGCTGGTGGAGATCGGCGCCGGCGACCTGTCCGGCGCGGGGGCCGGGCTGGCGTCGGTCACCCAAGTGGGGCCGGTCGTCACGGCGATGGTCGTTTCGGGCGCCGGATCGACCGCCATGTGCGCCGACCTGGGCGCGCGCACCATCCGCGAAGAAATCGACGCGATGAAGGTGATCGGCGTCAATCCCGTTCAGGCGCTTGTGGTTCCGCGCATCATCGCGGCCACCTTCGTGGCGGTCATGCTCTACGCGGTGGTCGCCGTCACCGGATTGACGGGCAGCTACATCTTCGTGGTCTTCGTCCAGCACGTCACGCCCGGCGCCTTCGTCGCGGGAATGACGTTGGTCACCGGGCTGCCGCAGGTGGTGATCTCGCTGATCAAGGCGACCCTGTTCGGTCTGTCCGCGGGACTGATCGCCTGCTACAAGGGTCTCTCGGTGGGCGGCGGTCCCACCGGCGTCGGCAACGCGGTGAACGAGACGGTGGTGTTCTCCTTCATGGCGCTGTTCTTCATCAACATTTTGACCACCGCGCTCGGGGTGAAGGTGACGGCCAAATGA
- the stf0 gene encoding trehalose 2-sulfotransferase: MTNSPSSYLVLASQRSGSTLLVESLRATGVAGEPQEFFQYLPSTSQAPQPREWFAGVDDESILSLLDPLDAGTPDLAPPEIWRSYIRTVGRTPNGVWGGKLMWNQTPLLLDRAKNLPDRSGDGLRAAIRDVIGEEPLLIHVYRPDVVSQAVSFWRAVQTRVWRGRPDPARDARATYHAGAIAHVVTMLRAQEEGWRNWFAEEDLKPMEIPYPVLWRNLTQVVAAILEQLGLDPQLAPEPVLERQADHRSDEWVDRYRADAEKYGLPT; the protein is encoded by the coding sequence GTGACAAACAGCCCGTCGTCATACCTGGTGTTGGCGTCGCAGCGCAGCGGCAGCACGCTGCTGGTCGAATCGCTGCGGGCCACCGGCGTGGCCGGCGAGCCTCAGGAGTTCTTCCAGTACCTGCCGTCCACCAGCCAGGCCCCGCAGCCGCGGGAATGGTTCGCCGGGGTCGACGACGAGTCGATCCTGAGCCTGCTCGATCCGCTGGACGCGGGCACGCCGGACCTGGCTCCGCCCGAGATCTGGCGCAGCTACATCCGCACGGTCGGCCGGACCCCGAACGGGGTGTGGGGCGGCAAGCTGATGTGGAACCAGACCCCGCTGCTGTTGGACCGTGCGAAGAACCTGCCGGATCGCAGCGGCGACGGGCTGCGGGCGGCCATCCGCGATGTGATCGGCGAGGAGCCGCTGCTGATTCACGTCTACCGGCCGGATGTGGTCTCGCAGGCGGTGTCGTTCTGGCGGGCGGTGCAGACGCGGGTCTGGCGGGGCCGGCCCGACCCGGCGCGCGACGCGCGCGCCACCTATCACGCCGGGGCGATCGCCCACGTCGTGACGATGCTGCGCGCCCAGGAAGAGGGCTGGCGCAATTGGTTCGCCGAAGAGGACCTCAAACCCATGGAGATCCCGTATCCGGTGTTGTGGCGCAACCTGACTCAGGTGGTCGCCGCCATCCTCGAGCAGTTGGGGCTCGACCCGCAACTGGCGCCCGAACCGGTGCTGGAGCGCCAGGCGGACCACCGCTCCGACGAGTGGGTGGACCGCTACCGCGCCGACGCGGAGAAATACGGTCTGCCGACCTGA
- a CDS encoding ABC transporter permease yields the protein MTEIAREPSRFAALGPRLVESTRKLGEQTVFYGQSLAAIADAIRRYPGELLRLIAEMGMGTGALAVIGGTVGIIGFLTLTTGALVAVQGYDTLSNIGVEALTGFLSAFLNVRMIAPCTAGLALAATIGAGATAQLGAMRINEEIDALEVMGIRAVTYLASTRIIAGILVVIPLYAVAVLMSFIAAKLLTIYVYGQSKGVYEHYFSTFLRPNDLLWSFFSALAMATGVMVVHTYYGFTATGGPAGVGEAVGRSVRSSMIVTAFVCLMISLSVYGQSGNFNLSG from the coding sequence ATGACCGAGATCGCCCGCGAGCCGTCGCGGTTCGCTGCGCTGGGGCCCAGGCTCGTCGAGTCGACCCGCAAGCTGGGGGAGCAGACCGTGTTCTACGGCCAATCCCTGGCCGCCATCGCCGACGCGATACGGCGCTATCCCGGCGAGCTGTTGCGGCTGATCGCCGAGATGGGCATGGGCACAGGCGCGTTGGCGGTGATCGGCGGCACCGTCGGCATCATCGGCTTCCTCACCCTCACCACCGGAGCCCTGGTCGCGGTCCAGGGCTACGACACGCTGTCCAACATCGGCGTGGAGGCGTTGACCGGATTCCTCTCGGCGTTTTTGAACGTGCGGATGATCGCGCCCTGCACGGCGGGCCTGGCGCTGGCGGCCACGATCGGTGCCGGCGCGACAGCGCAATTGGGGGCGATGCGCATCAACGAGGAGATCGATGCGCTGGAAGTCATGGGCATCCGCGCCGTCACCTACCTGGCGTCGACCCGCATCATCGCCGGCATCCTGGTGGTCATCCCGCTCTACGCCGTCGCCGTCCTGATGTCGTTCATCGCGGCGAAGCTGCTCACCATCTACGTCTACGGCCAATCCAAAGGCGTCTACGAACACTACTTCTCCACCTTCCTGCGCCCGAACGACCTGTTGTGGTCGTTCTTCTCGGCGCTGGCGATGGCCACGGGTGTGATGGTGGTGCACACCTATTACGGGTTCACCGCGACCGGCGGCCCGGCGGGCGTGGGGGAGGCGGTCGGCCGGTCGGTGCGGTCGTCGATGATCGTCACCGCCTTTGTGTGCCTAATGATTTCGCTGTCCGTGTACGGGCAGTCCGGCAACTTCAACCTGTCGGGATAG
- a CDS encoding YeiH family protein, which yields MTGVSTVRVAPDETDETADATFTSTRPLDYLPGILLLIGVGVLGKYAQIWWNALAKHEHWTVPDIEYVLWAIVIGLVITNTVGLHPIFRPGVLTYEFWLKAGIVALGSRFVLGDIAKLGGISLVQILVDMTIAGTIIIAVARWFGLSGKLGSLLAIGTSICGVSAIVAAKGAIRARNSDVSYAIAAILALGAVSLFVLPPLGHAIGLTDHEFGLWAGLSVDNTAETTATGYLYSEHAGKIAVLVKSTRNALIGFVVLGFALFWAGRGQADEIAPGVRAKAAFIWAKFPKFVLGFLVVSAIATAGWLTKGQTANLANVSKWAFLLTFAGVGLNTDIRQIARTGWRPLVVAVIGLTVVATVSLGIVLLTSRVFGWGVTT from the coding sequence GTGACCGGCGTGAGCACCGTTCGCGTCGCACCCGACGAAACAGACGAAACAGCGGACGCCACCTTCACCAGCACCCGCCCGCTCGACTACCTGCCGGGCATCCTGCTGCTGATCGGCGTGGGGGTGTTGGGCAAGTACGCCCAGATCTGGTGGAACGCGCTGGCCAAACACGAGCACTGGACGGTGCCCGACATCGAATATGTGTTGTGGGCCATCGTGATCGGGCTGGTGATCACCAACACCGTCGGGCTGCACCCGATCTTTCGGCCCGGCGTGCTGACCTACGAATTCTGGCTGAAGGCCGGGATCGTGGCGCTCGGTTCGCGATTCGTGTTGGGCGACATCGCAAAGCTGGGCGGGATCAGCCTGGTGCAGATCCTGGTGGACATGACCATCGCCGGGACGATCATCATCGCCGTGGCCCGCTGGTTCGGGTTGTCGGGCAAGCTCGGTTCGCTGTTGGCGATCGGCACGTCCATCTGCGGGGTGTCGGCCATCGTGGCGGCCAAGGGCGCGATCCGCGCGCGTAACTCCGACGTCAGCTACGCGATCGCCGCGATTCTGGCGTTGGGCGCGGTGTCGCTGTTCGTGTTGCCGCCGCTAGGGCATGCGATCGGGCTGACCGATCACGAATTCGGTTTGTGGGCAGGGCTTTCGGTGGACAACACCGCCGAGACCACCGCCACCGGATACCTGTACTCCGAGCACGCCGGCAAGATCGCGGTGCTGGTCAAGTCGACCCGCAACGCGCTGATCGGTTTCGTGGTGCTGGGTTTCGCGCTGTTCTGGGCGGGCCGCGGGCAGGCCGACGAGATCGCCCCGGGGGTTCGGGCCAAGGCCGCCTTCATCTGGGCCAAATTCCCGAAGTTCGTGCTGGGCTTCCTGGTGGTCTCGGCGATCGCCACCGCGGGCTGGCTGACCAAGGGCCAGACCGCCAACCTCGCCAACGTGTCGAAATGGGCGTTCCTGCTGACCTTTGCCGGGGTGGGGCTCAACACCGACATCCGCCAGATCGCCCGCACCGGGTGGCGCCCGCTGGTGGTCGCGGTCATCGGGTTGACCGTGGTCGCCACCGTCTCGCTGGGCATCGTGCTGCTGACCTCGCGCGTATTCGGTTGGGGCGTAACCACTTAG
- a CDS encoding MCE family protein, with protein sequence MTITRDTLRKATALSLVLTLAVASVLVGGKLWRAVEKNSYAAYFAETNGLFVGDEVRILGVAVGAIDKIEPQSAGSKVTFSVDKKYAIPAAARAAVLSPSLVTARAIQLVPAYSGGPTLSPGAAIPLSRTAVPVEWDDFRKQLEKLTDALQPTTAGGVNSVGEFVNSAADNLRGQGDTARDTVLKLSEAISALGDHADDIFSTVRNLQLLVSALYSSSDLLASFNTNLAAVTTLLTNTPNEVGSALKSLDGALSDVRDFLAENREAMGVTVDRLGSITTALNDSRGDVKQILHIAPTVFQNFLNIYQPAQSAMTGILALNNFADIPQFICSSIEAASRARLARVSKLCLQYLNPIIKNRIYNYIPAGINPFVGTQARPSEITYSEDWLRPGYTPPDSGPPPEAPAPPGQPAPADQPPAEPGPPPNPTSNSLQVLRDLMLPTGPS encoded by the coding sequence ATGACCATCACTCGAGACACCCTGCGCAAGGCGACCGCGCTGAGCCTGGTCCTGACGCTGGCCGTGGCGAGCGTGCTGGTCGGCGGCAAGCTGTGGCGGGCCGTCGAAAAGAACAGCTACGCGGCGTATTTCGCGGAGACCAACGGCTTGTTCGTCGGCGACGAGGTCCGCATCCTCGGCGTCGCCGTCGGCGCGATCGACAAGATCGAACCCCAATCCGCCGGCTCGAAAGTGACGTTCTCCGTCGACAAGAAGTACGCGATCCCGGCCGCTGCCCGCGCCGCCGTGCTGTCGCCATCGCTGGTGACCGCCCGGGCGATCCAGCTGGTGCCGGCATACTCCGGTGGGCCCACATTGAGCCCCGGCGCGGCGATCCCGCTGAGCCGCACCGCGGTTCCGGTGGAGTGGGACGATTTCCGCAAGCAGCTGGAGAAACTGACCGACGCGCTGCAGCCCACCACCGCGGGCGGGGTGAACTCGGTCGGCGAATTCGTCAACTCGGCCGCCGACAATCTCCGCGGCCAGGGGGACACCGCCCGCGACACGGTACTCAAGCTCTCCGAAGCGATTTCGGCGCTCGGTGACCACGCCGATGACATCTTCAGCACGGTGCGCAACCTGCAACTGCTGGTGTCCGCGCTGTACTCCAGCAGCGACCTGCTGGCCTCGTTCAACACCAACCTGGCCGCCGTGACGACCCTGCTGACCAACACGCCCAACGAGGTAGGCAGTGCGCTGAAGTCGCTGGACGGGGCGCTGAGCGATGTGCGCGATTTCCTGGCGGAGAACCGCGAGGCGATGGGTGTCACGGTCGACCGCCTGGGCTCCATCACCACCGCGCTCAACGACAGCCGCGGTGACGTCAAGCAGATCCTGCACATCGCCCCCACGGTGTTCCAGAACTTCTTGAACATCTACCAGCCGGCCCAGAGCGCGATGACGGGCATCCTGGCACTGAACAACTTCGCCGATATTCCCCAATTCATCTGCAGCTCAATCGAAGCGGCGTCGCGGGCCCGGCTGGCGCGGGTATCCAAACTGTGCCTGCAATACCTCAACCCGATCATCAAGAACCGCATCTACAACTACATCCCGGCGGGGATCAACCCGTTCGTCGGTACCCAGGCCCGGCCCAGCGAGATCACCTACAGCGAGGACTGGCTGCGGCCCGGGTACACGCCTCCGGACAGCGGCCCGCCCCCCGAGGCGCCGGCTCCTCCCGGCCAGCCCGCGCCCGCCGATCAGCCGCCCGCCGAACCCGGCCCGCCGCCGAACCCGACGAGCAACTCGCTGCAGGTGCTGCGGGACCTGATGCTGCCGACGGGGCCGTCATGA